One Brassica napus cultivar Da-Ae chromosome C4, Da-Ae, whole genome shotgun sequence genomic region harbors:
- the LOC106392910 gene encoding uncharacterized protein LOC106392910, translating into MSSIFAWNMCGFNQPRKQKTVRHWVQAARLPFGCLLETKVSVENFQKVFDASFPGWSCLHNYSHHSLGRIWVCWSDKVEVCPVLTSAHMITIWVKYKGTGDTFLCSFVYASNCAVERRQLWSEMELINGSVVGTNNAWIMHGDFNVALSVQEHSRALATRSDHGAIRDFQEVVHNCDMMYLAQVGSSFTWTNCQDDNPISKKLDRVMANNCWISAFPQSFTNFESSGVSDHMRMHTQLREVAQGNMKPFKFFNHVASHPRFLEVVARVWNEIEPLFHSRAALRKFHENLKSLKFEMKSLNRDMYGDLPGRVKAAYEDLCAKQTEAMQNPHTASFEAASDAWEHWHHISGVEEQFYYQKSRIQWLGLGDRNSRFFHRVTQNARNTIRKIVTTDGRILTSLPDIKQEAATHFETFLNGSQPDYVRLPQEELAALIGHRCSTEEGSRLMKPVQAAEIKEVLFSMPSNKAAGPDGFPMEFYKAA; encoded by the coding sequence ATGTCGTCTATATTTGCTTGGAACATGTGTGGGTTCAATCAGCCACGCAAACAAAAGACAGTAAGGCATTGGGTTCAAGCTGCAAGACTGCCATTTGGATGTTTGTTGGAAACAAAGGTGAGTGTGGAGAATTTTCAGAAAGTGTTTGATGCGTCTTTTCCAGGGTGGAGTTGTTTACATAACTATTCTCATCATAGTTTGGGAAGGATTTGGGTTTGTTGGTCTGATAAAGTTGAGGTTTGTCCGGTTCTCACTAGTGCACATATGATCACAATATGGGTGAAGTATAAAGGTACTGGAGATACGTTTCtatgttcctttgtttatgcaTCAAACTGTGCGGTTGAGAGAAGGCAGCTCTGGAGTGAGATGGAGTTAATTAATGGATCAGTGGTGGGTACAAATAATGCTTGGATCATGCATGGAGATTTCAATGTTGCTTTATCAGTGCAGGAGCATTCTCGAGCACTAGCAACAAGATCGGATCATGGTGCGATACGAGATTTCCAGGAGGTTGTTCACAATTGTGACATGATGTATCTAGCTCAGGTTGGATCTTCCTTTACGTGGACAAATTGTCAAGATGACAATCCTATAAGCAAGAAGTTGGACCGGGTTATGGCAAACAATTGTTGGATCAGTGCATTTCCACAATCCTTTACAAATTTTGAGTCCAGTGGAGTGTCTGACCATATGCGAATGCATACGCAACTTAGAGAGGTTGCTCAGGGAAATATGAAGCCTTTCAAGTTTTTCAACCACGTTGCTTCGCATCCTCGGTTCCTGGAGGTTGTCGCTAGGGTCTGGAATGAGATTGAGCCACTCTTTCATTCACGCGCAGCGCTTCGTAAATTTCATGAAAACCTGAAGTCACTGAAGTTTGAAATGAAGAGTCTGAATAGGGATATGTATGGAGATCTACCAGGGCGTGTAAAGGCAGCCTATGAAGATCTCTGTGCAAAGCAAACAGAAGCGATGCAGAATCCACATACTGCTTCTTTCGAAGCTGCTTCAGATGCTTGGGAACACTGGCATCATATCTCCGGTGTTGAAGAACAATTTTACTATCAAAAATCGAGGATTCAGTGGCTGGGGCTTGGGGACAGGAACTCGCGGTTCTTTCACAGAGTCACCCAAAACGCGAGGAATACTATTAGGAAGATTGTTACAACAGATGGCAGGATTCTCACATCACTGCCTGATATAAAGCAAGAAGCAGCTACACATTTTGAGACGTTTCTGAATGGCTCCCAGCCAGACTATGTGAGGTTACCTCAGGAAGAGCTCGCTGCGCTTATAGGTCATCGGTGCTCCACTGAGGAAGGGAGCAGGCTTATGAAACCAGTTCAAGCTGCTGAGATTAAAGAAGTTCTATTCTCTATGCCTAGTAACAAGGCGGCTGGGCCTGATGGTTTCCCCATGGAGTTCTACAAGGCTGCTTAG